The proteins below are encoded in one region of Flavobacterium nackdongense:
- a CDS encoding CIA30 family protein: MNLGVNLLLAFLFFAMDPIVLVDFNKTSNSDDWNIVNDVVMGGRSNSQFGMDSDGHGRFTGAVSLENNGGFCSVQHNLVAKSLGNKKIFSIRIKGDGKQYQFRVKSNRNDYYSYVYQFQTSKQWEVIEIPISEMYASFRGNKLNIPNYDGAKIEQLAFLIANYKQESFELLIDKIEVK; encoded by the coding sequence ATGAATTTAGGTGTAAATTTATTGCTCGCATTTTTATTTTTCGCTATGGACCCAATTGTTTTAGTAGATTTCAACAAGACAAGTAACTCGGACGACTGGAATATAGTCAATGACGTAGTAATGGGCGGGCGTTCCAATAGTCAATTTGGCATGGACTCCGACGGCCACGGTCGTTTTACCGGAGCCGTTTCATTAGAGAACAATGGCGGTTTTTGCTCTGTGCAGCATAATCTAGTAGCTAAAAGTCTTGGAAATAAAAAGATTTTCAGCATTCGAATAAAAGGCGATGGAAAGCAATACCAATTCCGAGTAAAATCAAATCGAAATGATTATTATTCCTACGTTTACCAATTTCAGACCAGTAAACAATGGGAAGTTATTGAAATTCCAATTTCAGAAATGTACGCTTCTTTCCGCGGCAACAAATTGAATATCCCCAATTATGATGGAGCTAAAATAGAACAACTAGCTTTTTTAATTGCTAATTATAAGCAAGAAAGTTTCGAGTTGCTGATTGACAAAATTGAAGTAAAATAA
- a CDS encoding murein L,D-transpeptidase catalytic domain-containing protein yields the protein MKLISILVIFSTSFLGCNNPPVKNTDAKNPTINVANTRLKAKEALSFCKTKKFNEDFCILIDMSLHSGVKRFVVWDFKKNKITNSFLVGHGCGDNPWNYDFSKETPKFSNVDGSHCSSLGKYKIGARAHSDWGVNIKYFLHGLESTNSNAFKRFIVFHSWEVVSDEEIYPKGTPEGWGCPTISNNSFKIIDPLLKVSTKPVLMWIYK from the coding sequence ATGAAGCTAATCTCAATATTGGTGATTTTTTCGACATCTTTTTTAGGATGCAACAACCCACCTGTTAAAAATACAGATGCTAAAAATCCAACTATTAATGTTGCGAATACTAGATTAAAAGCAAAGGAAGCATTGTCTTTTTGTAAAACTAAAAAGTTCAATGAGGACTTTTGTATTTTGATTGATATGAGTTTGCATTCAGGTGTCAAAAGGTTTGTCGTTTGGGATTTCAAAAAAAACAAAATAACAAACAGTTTTTTGGTAGGACACGGATGTGGGGATAATCCGTGGAACTATGATTTTTCAAAAGAAACTCCAAAATTCAGTAATGTTGATGGGAGCCATTGTTCATCGCTTGGTAAATACAAGATTGGAGCAAGAGCTCATAGCGACTGGGGAGTAAACATTAAATATTTTTTACACGGACTGGAATCGACAAATAGTAATGCATTCAAACGCTTTATTGTATTCCATTCGTGGGAAGTTGTTTCAGATGAAGAAATCTATCCGAAGGGAACTCCCGAAGGTTGGGGATGCCCAACAATTTCTAATAACAGCTTTAAAATAATCGATCCTTTATTAAAAGTAAGTACCAAACCTGTTTTGATGTGGATTTACAAATAG
- a CDS encoding shikimate dehydrogenase family protein has product MLDTIRKRFGLLGRNISYSFSKGYFTDKFSKDSIFEGCTYENFDIPEITAFPEIIKNTPDLKGMNVTIPYKEVVIPYLDKLSKIATEIGAVNTIKFTKKGKLKGYNTDYYGFMKSLEPLLQPHHKKALILGTGGASKGVAYALEKLGILYTFVSREAKEAVIDYDRINLTTFEHYQIIINSTPVGTSPNTDAFPLIPYEYFTDKHIAYDLIYNPAETQFLKKAKAQGAQIKNGQDMLVFQAEKAWRIWNK; this is encoded by the coding sequence ATGCTAGATACAATTCGCAAACGTTTTGGTTTACTGGGGCGCAACATCAGTTATTCTTTTTCGAAAGGTTATTTTACCGATAAATTCAGTAAGGACAGTATCTTTGAAGGCTGTACTTATGAGAATTTTGATATTCCCGAAATCACTGCTTTCCCCGAAATTATAAAAAACACGCCCGACCTCAAAGGAATGAACGTGACGATTCCGTACAAAGAAGTCGTGATACCGTATTTGGATAAATTGTCTAAAATTGCCACCGAAATTGGCGCCGTAAACACCATCAAATTTACCAAAAAAGGCAAACTGAAAGGGTACAACACCGACTATTACGGTTTTATGAAATCATTGGAACCCTTATTGCAACCTCATCATAAAAAAGCCTTGATTCTGGGAACTGGTGGTGCCTCTAAAGGGGTAGCGTATGCCTTGGAAAAATTGGGAATTTTATACACTTTTGTTTCTCGAGAAGCCAAAGAAGCTGTTATCGATTATGACCGTATCAATCTGACTACTTTTGAACATTACCAAATCATCATCAACTCGACTCCTGTGGGAACTAGTCCAAATACAGATGCATTTCCACTAATTCCCTACGAATATTTCACCGACAAACATATCGCTTACGATTTGATTTACAATCCTGCAGAAACCCAATTCCTAAAAAAAGCCAAAGCACAAGGAGCACAAATCAAAAACGGACAGGATATGCTGGTTTTTCAGGCGGAGAAAGCTTGGAGGATTTGGAATAAGTAA